The following are encoded together in the Microterricola viridarii genome:
- a CDS encoding ABC transporter permease, which produces MSSLTATAVGAGHTGQPPRRVPPTPSTRRLRADLLGLLPFAAYLLFFLAVPTILAVGSGFFDSAGGLTLDNITALADPLIVATFGNSIGLSLLTAVIGALLGALLCYALLGFRADGAVRATVAALSGVLAQFGGIMLAFAFVATIGLQGLITVWLRDSWGIDIFAEGAWIYGLPGLVLPYIYFQVPLMVITFLPALTALKATWVEATLTLGGTRAAFWRRVALPVLAPSFLASFLLLFANAFSSYATAAALASQGSQIVPLQIRAALTSETVLGRENLAGALALGMIVVMGLVMWAYAVVQGRAARWQK; this is translated from the coding sequence ATGTCGTCACTCACTGCGACGGCCGTCGGGGCTGGCCACACCGGCCAGCCCCCGCGGCGCGTTCCGCCCACCCCGTCCACGCGTCGCCTGCGCGCCGACTTGCTCGGCCTGCTTCCCTTCGCCGCCTACCTGCTGTTCTTCCTGGCCGTGCCGACGATCCTCGCCGTCGGCAGCGGCTTCTTCGACTCCGCCGGTGGCCTCACCCTCGACAACATCACGGCACTCGCCGACCCCCTCATCGTGGCCACCTTCGGCAACTCGATCGGTCTCTCGCTGCTCACCGCGGTGATCGGCGCACTCCTCGGGGCGCTGCTCTGCTACGCGCTGCTCGGCTTCCGTGCCGACGGCGCCGTGCGCGCAACGGTCGCCGCCCTGAGCGGTGTGCTCGCGCAGTTCGGCGGCATCATGCTCGCCTTCGCCTTCGTCGCGACGATCGGGCTCCAGGGCCTGATCACCGTCTGGCTCCGCGACAGCTGGGGCATCGACATCTTCGCGGAGGGGGCCTGGATCTACGGCCTGCCCGGGCTGGTGTTGCCGTACATCTACTTCCAGGTGCCGCTCATGGTGATCACGTTCCTGCCGGCGCTGACCGCGTTGAAGGCGACCTGGGTGGAGGCCACGCTGACCCTCGGCGGCACCCGCGCCGCCTTCTGGCGCCGGGTTGCCCTCCCCGTGCTGGCCCCGTCCTTCCTGGCCAGCTTCCTGCTGCTCTTCGCCAACGCGTTCTCGTCGTATGCCACAGCGGCGGCGCTGGCCAGCCAGGGCTCGCAGATCGTGCCGCTGCAGATTCGCGCCGCACTGACCAGCGAGACCGTGCTCGGCCGGGAGAACCTCGCCGGCGCCCTAGCGCTCGGCATGATCGTCGTGATGGGGCTCGTGATGTGGGCGTATGCCGTCGTGCAGGGTCGCGCGGCCCGGTGGCAGAAATGA
- a CDS encoding ABC transporter substrate-binding protein: MVAGIATAAVLALALTACAGDAGAPAAGGADAATATSLDSFGTLADLEAAATAEGALNVIALPRDWANYGAVLDAFSAKYPDIKITEQSPDVSSAEEIQAAKTNAGLDTAPDVFDLGLTVALANTKQFAAYKVATWADIPDALKESSGLFVGDYGGYMSIGYDSSKYDAPAALKDLLGTDYKGAVAINGDPTQAGAAFAAVGLATVQNKGTLDDFQAGIDFFSELNAAGNMLKVDVTTATVASGETPVVFDWDYLNAAHKADNKNWKVVILPGTGYAGYYNQAINKDAPHPAAARLWQEFLYSDEGQNLWLAGGARPVRADAMAEAGTIDETLFAALPDSPSDTVVPTEKQSTAAGELLGKNWATAVN; encoded by the coding sequence ATGGTCGCTGGCATCGCAACCGCTGCAGTCCTGGCCCTGGCCCTCACCGCCTGTGCCGGCGATGCCGGGGCACCCGCCGCCGGCGGAGCGGATGCCGCGACCGCCACCAGCCTCGACAGCTTCGGCACGCTGGCCGACCTGGAAGCCGCCGCCACCGCGGAGGGCGCCCTCAACGTCATCGCCCTGCCGCGCGACTGGGCCAACTACGGCGCGGTGCTGGACGCATTTAGTGCCAAGTACCCCGACATCAAGATCACCGAGCAGTCGCCGGACGTCTCCAGCGCCGAGGAGATCCAGGCCGCCAAGACCAACGCGGGGCTCGACACGGCGCCGGACGTCTTCGACCTCGGTCTGACCGTCGCCCTGGCCAACACGAAGCAGTTCGCCGCATACAAGGTCGCCACGTGGGCCGATATCCCCGACGCGCTCAAGGAATCCTCCGGGCTCTTCGTCGGCGACTACGGCGGATACATGTCGATCGGCTACGACTCCTCGAAGTACGACGCCCCGGCCGCCCTCAAGGACCTGCTCGGCACCGACTACAAGGGTGCCGTCGCCATCAACGGTGACCCGACTCAGGCCGGCGCAGCGTTCGCCGCGGTGGGCCTCGCCACCGTGCAGAACAAGGGCACCCTGGATGACTTCCAGGCCGGTATCGACTTCTTCAGCGAGCTGAACGCGGCCGGCAACATGCTCAAGGTCGACGTGACCACCGCCACCGTGGCATCCGGCGAGACCCCCGTCGTCTTCGACTGGGACTACCTGAACGCCGCGCACAAGGCCGACAACAAGAACTGGAAGGTCGTCATCCTTCCCGGCACCGGCTACGCGGGCTACTACAACCAGGCCATCAACAAGGATGCCCCGCACCCGGCCGCCGCGCGTCTGTGGCAGGAGTTCCTCTACAGCGACGAGGGCCAGAACCTCTGGCTCGCCGGCGGTGCACGCCCGGTGCGCGCCGACGCCATGGCCGAGGCCGGAACGATCGACGAGACGCTGTTCGCGGCGCTTCCCGACAGCCCGAGCGACACGGTCGTCCCGACCGAGAAGCAGAGCACCGCAGCGGGCGAGCTGCTCGGCAAGAACTGGGCAACAGCCGTCAACTGA
- a CDS encoding winged helix-turn-helix domain-containing protein, which translates to MVDTVSAASARRIALAAQGFARPRPAAVGKRQLNALIGRLGLLQLDSVNVFERSHYMPVFARLGAYDKATLDALTFARGGEYVEYWAHEAAVIPVETWPLLRWRMQHYRDKHAADLSAWAHTNEPMIAWLKAELAEKGPLPASAIEHDANKRNGPWWGWSDVKIGLEVLFRWGELASAGRTRFERNYALPEQVLPASVIERAVPRAEAQRELVRHAAEAHGIGTAGDFADYFRMGRVDTLAAVHSLVEEGVLLPVTVEGWKQPAWLHRDARVPRRVEAAALLSPFDPVVWDRKRAERLFGFHYRIEIYTPAPKRVFGYYSLPILLGDTVVGRIDLKNDRQAGVLRVQSAWHEEGASPTSLPSWRRWCAPPPSGRASVRSR; encoded by the coding sequence ATGGTTGACACAGTCTCAGCGGCATCCGCCCGCCGCATCGCCCTGGCCGCACAGGGATTCGCCCGCCCGCGCCCCGCCGCCGTCGGCAAACGCCAGTTGAACGCGCTGATCGGTCGGCTCGGCCTGCTGCAGCTGGACTCGGTGAACGTGTTCGAACGCTCGCATTACATGCCGGTGTTCGCCCGCCTGGGTGCCTACGACAAGGCCACACTGGACGCGCTCACGTTCGCCCGCGGCGGCGAGTACGTCGAGTATTGGGCGCACGAGGCGGCGGTGATCCCCGTCGAGACCTGGCCGTTGCTGCGCTGGCGGATGCAGCACTACCGCGACAAGCACGCCGCCGACCTGTCGGCCTGGGCGCACACGAACGAGCCGATGATCGCCTGGCTGAAGGCCGAGCTCGCCGAGAAGGGCCCGCTGCCGGCCAGCGCCATCGAGCACGACGCGAACAAGAGGAACGGCCCGTGGTGGGGCTGGTCCGATGTGAAGATCGGCCTCGAGGTGCTGTTCCGCTGGGGCGAGTTGGCGTCGGCCGGCCGCACCCGGTTCGAGCGGAACTATGCGCTGCCCGAGCAGGTGCTGCCGGCATCCGTGATCGAGCGGGCGGTGCCCCGTGCCGAGGCGCAGCGCGAGCTGGTGCGGCACGCGGCGGAGGCGCACGGCATCGGCACGGCCGGCGACTTCGCCGACTACTTCCGGATGGGCCGCGTCGACACCCTTGCCGCTGTGCATTCGCTCGTCGAGGAGGGCGTGCTGCTGCCCGTGACGGTCGAGGGTTGGAAGCAGCCGGCCTGGCTGCACCGCGATGCGCGGGTGCCGCGCCGGGTGGAGGCGGCCGCACTGCTCTCGCCGTTCGACCCGGTGGTGTGGGATCGGAAGCGCGCGGAGCGGCTGTTCGGCTTCCATTACCGGATCGAGATCTACACGCCGGCGCCGAAACGGGTGTTCGGTTACTACTCACTGCCGATCCTGCTGGGCGACACGGTAGTCGGGCGGATCGACCTGAAGAACGACCGGCAGGCCGGCGTGCTGCGGGTGCAGTCCGCCTGGCACGAGGAGGGGGCCTCCCCGACATCGCTGCCCAGCTGGCGCCGCTGGTGCGCGCCGCCGCCGAGTGGCAGGGCCTCAGTGAGGTCACGGTGA
- a CDS encoding NAD(P)/FAD-dependent oxidoreductase has product MTAHRTVFERSAPSRAAVKQALEGAVARPFWLDDIAEGRTEYPALAGDAAADLVVVGGGYTGLWTALRAVERTPGRKVTLLESETIGWAASGRNGGFCEASLTHGEENGQSRWPDEMETLTRLGLENLDAIEETITRYSMDCDFERTGMIAVAVEPHQIEWIAGEGDDENLFADSAAMQAEIASPTFLAGHWEKEGCAMVHPAKLAAELARVCVELGVTIHENTAVQRIDDEGELIELVTNRGTVRAPQVALATNVFPSLLKRNALMTIPVYDYVLMTEPLTEAQMESIGWKRRQGLADMANQFHYYRLSADNRILFGGYDAIYHSGRKVKTEYEDRPESFEKLASHFLTTFPQLEGVKFTHRWAGAIDASTRFCAFYGVARKGRVAYAAGFTGLGVGAARFGADVMLDKLAGEKTERTELEMVRKRGMPFPPEPAASIGINLTRWSLDRADHREGKRNLLLKTLDSLGLGFDS; this is encoded by the coding sequence GTGACCGCGCACCGCACGGTATTCGAACGATCAGCCCCCTCCCGGGCCGCCGTCAAGCAGGCGCTGGAGGGCGCCGTGGCACGGCCGTTCTGGCTCGACGACATCGCAGAGGGGCGCACGGAGTACCCGGCACTCGCCGGTGACGCCGCGGCCGACCTCGTGGTTGTCGGCGGCGGGTACACCGGGCTGTGGACCGCCCTGCGCGCAGTCGAGCGCACCCCCGGGCGGAAGGTGACGCTGCTCGAGTCCGAGACGATCGGCTGGGCGGCATCCGGACGCAACGGCGGATTCTGCGAGGCCAGCCTCACCCACGGCGAGGAGAACGGGCAGTCCCGCTGGCCGGACGAGATGGAGACGCTCACCCGCCTCGGCCTTGAGAACCTCGACGCGATCGAGGAGACGATCACCCGTTACAGCATGGACTGCGACTTCGAGCGCACCGGCATGATCGCCGTCGCCGTGGAGCCGCACCAGATCGAGTGGATCGCCGGTGAGGGCGACGACGAGAACCTGTTCGCCGACAGTGCCGCCATGCAGGCCGAGATCGCCTCGCCGACGTTCCTGGCCGGGCACTGGGAGAAGGAGGGCTGCGCGATGGTGCACCCGGCCAAGCTCGCCGCCGAGCTAGCCCGCGTGTGCGTCGAACTCGGCGTCACCATCCACGAGAACACCGCCGTGCAGCGCATCGACGACGAGGGAGAGCTGATCGAGCTCGTCACCAACCGCGGCACGGTTCGGGCCCCGCAGGTGGCGCTGGCCACCAACGTGTTCCCGTCGCTACTGAAGCGCAACGCGCTGATGACGATCCCCGTCTACGACTACGTGCTCATGACGGAGCCCCTCACCGAGGCGCAGATGGAGAGCATCGGCTGGAAGCGCCGTCAAGGGCTGGCCGACATGGCCAACCAGTTCCACTACTACCGTCTGAGTGCCGACAACCGCATCCTGTTCGGCGGCTACGACGCGATCTATCACTCCGGCCGCAAGGTCAAGACGGAGTACGAGGACCGCCCGGAGAGCTTCGAGAAGCTGGCCTCCCACTTTCTCACCACCTTCCCGCAGCTGGAGGGCGTGAAGTTCACGCACCGCTGGGCGGGGGCTATCGACGCGAGCACGCGCTTCTGCGCGTTCTACGGCGTGGCACGCAAGGGCCGGGTGGCGTACGCCGCCGGGTTCACCGGCCTCGGCGTGGGCGCGGCCCGCTTCGGCGCCGACGTCATGCTCGACAAACTGGCGGGGGAGAAGACCGAGCGCACCGAGCTTGAGATGGTCCGCAAGCGCGGCATGCCATTCCCGCCCGAGCCTGCGGCATCCATCGGCATCAACCTCACCCGCTGGTCGCTCGACCGGGCCGACCACCGCGAGGGCAAGCGCAACCTGCTGCTGAAGACGCTGGACTCGCTGGGCCTCGGCTTCGACTCCTAA
- a CDS encoding dipeptide ABC transporter ATP-binding protein — protein MTLLEINELTLDLPNGSRLLDGISLRIEEGETVGLVGESGSGKSLTARAVIGLLPDGARTTGSVRLGQTEVLGASVAQLLELRRHTASMIFQDPRAGINPMRTIGDHLTESLRLCEGKPAAEANARAKELLAAVRLPRPEDHMHQHPHELSGGMLQRVMIAGALTSSPQLLICDEPTTALDVTTQAEIVSVLSEQRASRGMGMLFITHDLNLAASLCDRVYVMSAGKVEEHGTARAVFGNPQTPYTRRLIEATPTIRLSAAETAELEQRRSAPAEGAVADTQSAAGPMLAVEGLSKSYKRRGKATVDAVKSISVSIPRGGALGVVGESGSGKSTLARMIVGLESADAGGIQVDGRDRTTVPRTRAERLAHARSVQMVFQDPYLSLDPRIAAGRSIEDALRLHGKLDSRAARSRVIELLDQVGLAEQYADARPRTLSGGQRQRVAIARALAIEPDVLVMDEATSALDVSVQAQVLDLVADIRQQRGLTVLFISHDLAVVRRVCEETVVMKAGEIVERGQSVQLLAAPQHPYTRLLLDSIPRPAWENDTREPAAANA, from the coding sequence ATGACGCTCTTGGAGATCAACGAGCTGACGCTGGACCTGCCGAACGGCAGCCGGCTGCTCGACGGCATCAGCCTCAGGATCGAGGAGGGCGAGACCGTCGGCCTCGTCGGCGAATCCGGCTCCGGCAAGTCGCTCACTGCACGCGCTGTGATCGGTCTGCTGCCCGACGGTGCGCGCACCACCGGTTCCGTCCGCCTCGGGCAGACCGAGGTGCTCGGGGCGTCCGTGGCGCAGCTGCTCGAGCTGCGCCGGCACACCGCATCTATGATCTTCCAGGACCCGCGGGCCGGCATCAACCCGATGCGCACCATTGGCGACCACCTCACCGAGTCGTTGCGGCTCTGCGAGGGCAAACCGGCCGCCGAGGCCAACGCCCGCGCGAAGGAGCTGCTCGCCGCCGTGCGCCTGCCCCGTCCGGAAGACCACATGCACCAGCACCCGCACGAGCTCTCGGGCGGCATGCTGCAGCGCGTCATGATCGCCGGCGCGCTCACCAGCTCGCCTCAGCTGCTGATCTGCGACGAGCCGACCACGGCCCTGGACGTCACCACCCAGGCCGAGATCGTCTCCGTGCTCTCCGAGCAACGGGCCAGCCGCGGCATGGGCATGCTGTTCATCACGCACGACCTGAACCTCGCAGCCTCGCTCTGCGACCGGGTCTACGTGATGTCTGCGGGCAAGGTCGAGGAACACGGCACCGCCCGCGCCGTGTTCGGCAATCCGCAGACGCCCTACACCCGGCGCCTGATCGAGGCGACGCCCACCATCCGGTTGAGCGCGGCGGAGACGGCCGAGCTCGAACAGCGCCGCAGTGCGCCCGCGGAGGGGGCCGTGGCCGACACCCAGTCCGCGGCCGGGCCGATGCTCGCCGTCGAGGGGCTCAGCAAGTCGTACAAGCGTCGCGGCAAGGCGACGGTGGATGCCGTCAAGTCCATCTCCGTGTCGATCCCGCGCGGCGGCGCGCTCGGCGTCGTCGGCGAGTCCGGCTCGGGCAAGTCGACGCTCGCCCGCATGATCGTCGGGCTCGAGAGCGCCGACGCCGGCGGAATCCAGGTCGACGGCCGGGACCGCACCACGGTGCCCCGCACCCGCGCGGAGCGACTGGCGCACGCCCGCTCGGTGCAGATGGTCTTCCAGGACCCGTATCTCTCGCTGGACCCGCGGATCGCGGCCGGCCGCTCGATCGAGGACGCCCTGCGGCTGCACGGCAAGCTCGACTCGCGCGCGGCCCGCAGCCGAGTGATCGAGCTGCTCGATCAGGTCGGGCTCGCCGAGCAGTATGCGGATGCCCGCCCGCGCACCCTCTCCGGCGGGCAGCGCCAGCGGGTCGCGATCGCCCGGGCGCTGGCCATCGAGCCCGACGTGCTCGTCATGGACGAGGCGACGAGCGCCCTGGACGTGTCGGTGCAGGCCCAGGTGCTCGACCTCGTGGCCGACATCCGCCAGCAGCGCGGACTCACCGTGCTCTTCATCAGCCACGACCTGGCCGTCGTGCGCCGGGTCTGCGAGGAGACGGTGGTCATGAAGGCCGGCGAGATCGTCGAACGTGGACAGTCGGTGCAGCTCCTGGCCGCGCCGCAGCACCCGTACACCCGCCTCCTGCTCGACTCGATCCCGCGCCCGGCGTGGGAGAACGACACCCGGGAGCCGGCCGCGGCGAACGCCTGA
- a CDS encoding ABC transporter permease, with the protein MSAPTPTIAMRMMRAPRMKRAASWYAVSVGVVAVMTLAAIFAPFIAPYDPNFVNLSAVYQGPSPAHWLGTDSLGRDTLSRMIFGARTALLGPLLVVVFSTILGILLGLLAGWRGGWIDSVLGRLFDVIFAFPSLLIAIMAVALFGKGLVAPVIAMSIAYAPFVARLTRQLIISERSRPYVAAYRVQGFSGPWIALRRVLPNVTPIVGAQSTLNFGYVLAELAGLSFLGLGVQAPMADWGAMINEAQAGLTGGYFLPAIVPAVAVVIVVVAVNIIGEELSDRIGGGVPA; encoded by the coding sequence ATGAGTGCACCGACACCCACAATCGCGATGCGCATGATGCGCGCGCCGCGCATGAAGCGGGCGGCCAGCTGGTACGCCGTCAGCGTGGGCGTTGTCGCGGTGATGACGCTGGCCGCGATCTTCGCGCCGTTCATCGCCCCGTACGACCCCAACTTCGTCAACCTGAGCGCGGTCTACCAGGGGCCGAGTCCGGCACACTGGCTCGGCACCGACTCGCTGGGACGCGACACGCTGAGCCGGATGATCTTCGGCGCCAGGACCGCCTTGCTCGGCCCGCTGCTGGTGGTCGTGTTCTCGACGATTCTCGGCATCCTGCTCGGCCTCCTGGCAGGGTGGCGTGGCGGCTGGATCGATTCGGTGCTCGGGCGCCTGTTCGACGTCATCTTCGCCTTCCCGTCGCTCCTCATCGCCATCATGGCCGTCGCACTCTTCGGCAAGGGGCTCGTGGCCCCCGTGATCGCGATGAGCATCGCCTACGCCCCGTTCGTGGCGCGGCTGACCCGGCAGCTCATCATCTCGGAGCGCAGCCGCCCCTACGTTGCTGCCTACCGGGTGCAGGGCTTCAGCGGGCCATGGATCGCTCTGCGCCGCGTGCTGCCCAATGTGACGCCGATCGTCGGCGCACAGTCCACGCTCAACTTCGGCTACGTGCTCGCCGAGCTCGCCGGACTCTCCTTCCTCGGTCTGGGCGTGCAAGCCCCCATGGCCGATTGGGGAGCCATGATCAACGAGGCCCAGGCGGGACTGACCGGCGGCTACTTCCTGCCGGCGATCGTGCCCGCGGTGGCCGTCGTGATCGTCGTCGTCGCCGTCAACATCATCGGAGAAGAATTGTCTGATCGCATCGGTGGGGGAGTTCCCGCATGA
- a CDS encoding ABC transporter permease, protein MMLARRIGGKLGSLVLTLFLVSLLVFFSRFLVPGDPVSFLLRGRKPSPEAVALVTEQYGLNLPVWQQYVNWFTGMLQGDFGRSLQYRQDVSVVIGERLPVTLMLVVMAGLIIGVLGLTSGIIASLNRGRPLDRSILIGLTVLGAIPSFVGAIVLIAIFAVQLGWFPTFGSGEGFSDMVYHLTLPSIALALVFVVLVGKVTRSSMVEQLGREHVEVATSRGLRRGTVIRRHVFRNAIGPILTVSGLLVAGLLVASSIVEAAFGVAGIGSLLVQSVDRLDFPVVQAIVLLVVTAFVVVNGIIDVLEPWIDPRSAAGGSAR, encoded by the coding sequence ATGATGCTCGCGCGGCGGATCGGCGGCAAACTCGGCTCGCTCGTCCTCACACTGTTCCTCGTCTCGCTCCTGGTCTTCTTCTCGCGATTCCTCGTGCCGGGTGACCCCGTCAGCTTCCTGCTCCGCGGGCGCAAGCCCAGCCCAGAGGCCGTCGCACTGGTGACGGAGCAGTACGGCCTGAATCTGCCGGTCTGGCAGCAGTACGTCAACTGGTTCACCGGGATGCTGCAGGGCGATTTCGGCCGCTCGCTGCAGTACCGGCAGGACGTCTCCGTCGTCATCGGCGAGCGGTTGCCCGTCACGCTGATGCTCGTCGTCATGGCCGGCCTCATCATCGGTGTCCTGGGCTTGACCTCGGGCATCATCGCCTCGCTCAACCGGGGCCGGCCGTTGGACCGGTCCATCTTGATCGGCCTCACCGTGTTGGGTGCCATCCCCTCCTTCGTCGGGGCGATCGTGCTGATCGCCATCTTCGCGGTGCAGCTGGGTTGGTTCCCGACCTTCGGATCCGGTGAGGGCTTCTCCGACATGGTCTACCACCTGACGCTGCCCTCGATCGCCCTCGCGCTCGTGTTCGTCGTGCTGGTCGGCAAAGTGACCCGCTCCTCGATGGTCGAGCAGCTGGGGCGCGAGCACGTCGAGGTCGCCACCAGCCGCGGCCTGCGCCGTGGCACGGTCATCCGCCGTCACGTCTTCCGCAACGCGATCGGGCCGATCCTGACCGTGAGCGGTCTGCTCGTGGCCGGTCTGCTCGTGGCCAGCTCCATCGTCGAGGCCGCATTCGGCGTCGCCGGCATCGGCTCGCTGCTGGTGCAATCCGTCGACCGACTCGACTTCCCGGTCGTGCAGGCGATCGTGCTGCTCGTCGTGACGGCCTTCGTCGTCGTGAACGGCATCATCGATGTCCTCGAACCGTGGATTGACCCGCGTTCAGCGGCAGGAGGGAGTGCCCGATGA
- a CDS encoding ABC transporter substrate-binding protein: MSTSRTASTRRSARRRTAFIAVGVASALALSACSAPASQEQGGTVDWELTTQTAAPSGDIDSYSWASYAEPYTLDYAYAFDYADNQVLANVCESLLRLNPDYTLSPGLAESFERPDPLTWVYNIRSGVTFHDGTPLTAADVVASMNRIIDPAVGSAWYSVYQNVVSIEQTGDMQVTVKTGIPDSQFNLGMGGSAGVIESAATLAAAGTDYGNSSGLVNCTGPFSIEDWQQGESITLKRNDNYWDPELTAKSGEVKFVFINDSTARVNALKSGDVDGAWMIPFDAVPQLRDSGAGDVYFGMSTAVSNLVVSNLDGPLGDPNVRKALLMAIDRKGVLNAASKGVGEISDVHTTKSVWGGASDAAVTEAFDNIENYPYDIDAAKKLVEESGFAGEELTYVTAPIGSDFNIIAQATAAAAEAIGLKVNIKTVTPGAYTALFSDPSAREGVDLFYTVWYLSSPDPLEMYGVLRTGEFSNYGNWSNPEFDAIVSEALGVDDPAARSELTAKAQVIANAELPWLPLFTGPMPMFMGERVTGVAPSIAFLYYPWAATIGAR; this comes from the coding sequence ATGTCCACCTCACGCACAGCCTCAACGCGCCGGTCGGCGCGTCGGCGCACCGCCTTCATCGCGGTCGGAGTTGCCTCCGCACTCGCGCTCAGCGCCTGTTCGGCCCCGGCCTCGCAGGAACAGGGTGGCACCGTCGACTGGGAACTGACGACCCAGACGGCCGCGCCGTCCGGTGACATCGACTCGTACAGCTGGGCGAGCTACGCCGAGCCGTACACGCTCGACTACGCCTATGCCTTCGACTACGCCGACAACCAGGTCCTCGCCAACGTCTGCGAATCGCTGCTCCGGTTGAACCCGGACTACACGCTGTCGCCCGGCCTCGCAGAGTCGTTCGAGCGCCCCGACCCGCTGACCTGGGTCTACAACATCCGCTCCGGCGTCACCTTCCACGACGGCACCCCGCTCACCGCGGCCGACGTCGTGGCATCCATGAACCGCATCATCGACCCCGCCGTGGGCTCGGCCTGGTACTCCGTCTACCAGAACGTCGTCTCGATCGAGCAGACCGGCGACATGCAGGTGACGGTGAAGACGGGCATCCCCGACTCGCAGTTCAACCTCGGCATGGGCGGCTCCGCCGGCGTCATCGAGTCCGCCGCGACCCTCGCGGCCGCCGGCACCGACTACGGCAACTCCAGCGGGCTGGTCAACTGCACGGGCCCGTTCAGCATCGAAGACTGGCAGCAGGGTGAGAGCATCACTCTCAAGCGCAACGACAACTACTGGGACCCGGAGCTCACCGCCAAGTCGGGCGAGGTCAAGTTCGTGTTCATCAATGACTCCACTGCGCGGGTGAACGCGCTGAAGTCGGGCGACGTCGACGGTGCATGGATGATCCCGTTCGACGCCGTGCCGCAGCTGCGCGACTCCGGTGCCGGCGACGTGTACTTCGGTATGTCGACGGCGGTCTCCAACCTCGTCGTCAGCAACCTGGACGGCCCGCTCGGTGACCCGAACGTGCGCAAGGCACTGTTGATGGCGATCGACCGCAAGGGCGTGCTCAACGCGGCCTCCAAGGGCGTCGGCGAGATCTCCGACGTGCACACCACGAAGTCGGTCTGGGGCGGGGCGAGCGACGCCGCGGTGACCGAGGCGTTCGACAACATCGAGAACTACCCGTACGACATCGATGCGGCCAAGAAGCTGGTCGAGGAGTCCGGCTTCGCGGGTGAGGAACTCACCTACGTCACGGCCCCGATCGGCTCCGACTTCAACATCATCGCCCAGGCGACCGCGGCTGCGGCCGAGGCGATCGGGCTGAAGGTCAACATCAAGACGGTGACCCCCGGTGCCTACACCGCACTGTTCTCCGACCCGAGTGCCCGCGAGGGTGTCGACTTGTTCTACACCGTTTGGTACCTCTCGAGCCCCGACCCGCTGGAGATGTACGGCGTTCTGCGCACCGGCGAGTTCAGCAACTACGGCAACTGGTCCAACCCCGAGTTCGACGCCATCGTCTCTGAGGCCCTCGGCGTCGACGACCCGGCGGCGCGCTCAGAGCTGACGGCCAAGGCCCAGGTCATTGCCAACGCCGAGCTGCCCTGGCTCCCGCTGTTCACCGGCCCGATGCCGATGTTCATGGGGGAGCGCGTCACCGGCGTCGCTCCGTCGATCGCCTTCCTGTACTACCCGTGGGCAGCGACCATTGGCGCTCGCTAA